One Methanolobus sp. WCC4 DNA segment encodes these proteins:
- a CDS encoding DUF2551 domain-containing protein, giving the protein MDSIRAKIKRRLQKFIELDCNGLRSHILSLFLKVKETTVDELHENITQKYDISRSAVASMVGYIYSKLGVLRSHKESYKTPIVYSLKEEYEDLIRSTLESKPSASGC; this is encoded by the coding sequence ATGGACTCAATTCGCGCAAAGATAAAAAGAAGATTACAAAAGTTCATTGAACTGGATTGTAATGGACTCCGTAGTCATATCTTATCACTGTTCTTAAAAGTGAAAGAGACAACAGTTGATGAACTGCATGAGAACATCACACAGAAGTATGATATCTCACGTAGCGCTGTAGCATCAATGGTAGGTTACATCTATTCGAAGTTAGGTGTACTCCGGTCTCACAAGGAGTCGTATAAGACCCCGATAGTGTATTCCTTGAAGGAAGAATACGAAGACCTTATCCGGTCTACACTGGAATCGAAACCTTCAGCTTCCGGTTGTTGA